Within Gilvibacter sp. SZ-19, the genomic segment TCTAGATTTGAGTTCTTCTCTTGGCACGCAGGCTCCCAAAAGATACATCAGCTTAGCCAAAGCGGCCTCGGTAGTGATGTCTCCGCCAGAGATCACTCCTGCATTCCTGAGTCCTACAGAAGTTGCATATTGCCCCATGGCAACACTTCCGCCAGAACATTGCGTCACATTCACCACAGGGATCCCTTGGGCAATTAATTGCTTTATGCTATCCAACAGCCAGGGAGCTGTCGGGGCGTTTCCAGCGCCAAAGGTCTCTATAATGACTCCCTTTAGACCAGCAGCAGCCGTCATGGCCTCGAATACCTCCGCAGTTAAACCCGGAAACAATTTTATCAATGCAATCTGCTGCTCAAGAGCCGTGCAAACTTCTAGTGTTGCGCTACTATCATACGGCAACAAAGCTGCATCATTGAATTCTAAATGCACTCCACTCTCTACCAGAGACGGATAGTTCAAAGAAGCAAAAGCCTCAAAATGCTCGGCATTGATCTTGGTAGATCTATTGGCCCGCAATAGCTTATACTCAAAATACAGGCCAACCTCGCATACCCGCGGGCGACCTTCCTTTTGCGCCGAGGCGATCTCTATAGAAGTGATCAAATTCTCTTTGGCATCTGTTCGCAGATCTCCAACCGGCAATTGCGAGCCGGTGAGTATGATAGGTTTGTTTAGCCCTTGCAACATAAAGCTCAAGGCAGAACCCGTATAGGCCATAGTATCGCTACCGTGCAAGACAACAAAGCCGTCGTAATTGTCATAATGCCCGGCTATGATCTGCGCCAAGGTCAGCCAATGCTCCGGATTCATATTGGAACTGTCTATGGGCTCGCTGGTGCTTACAGTTTCTATTTCACAAGAAAGCAACTGGAGTTCTGGAATGTGATCCAAGAGGGCGTCAAAATCGAAATTGGACAAGGCGCCAGATTCAAAATCCCGCATCATTCCAATGGTTCCCCCGGTATAGATCAGTAATATTTTTGGTGTTGCGCTCACAGGATAAACTTACGAATTCTCAAACAGCCTTTTGGCATTGGCCGTGGTTTGCGTTGCGATCTCTTGTTCACTCACCCCATAAATGTCTGCTAACTTTGCACTGACCAAACGCAAATAAGAACTCTCATTGCGCTTCCCTCGGTGAGGAACTGGTGCTAAATATGGCGAATCGGTCTCCAATACTAAATGTTCCAAAGGAATCTCAGCCAAGAACTTGTCTATCTTGCCATTCTTAAAGGTAGCCACCCCGCCTATTCCAAGCAACATACCAAAACCTATGGCACGATGTGCCTGTTCTAGCGTCCCTGTAAAACAGTGGAAAATTCCTCGTAAACGGTCGTGCTTCTCTTCTTCTAATACCGCAAAGATCTCATCGAAAGATTCGCGACAATGGATCACAATTGGTAGATCCAACTTCTTGGCCAATTGAATTTGAGCTTTAAATGCCTCGATCTGTATGTCTAGCGTTGATTTGTCCCAATAAAGATCTATCCCGATCTCCCCCACTGCAGCAAAACTTCGCTTTTCAAATTGCTCGTATACATGCTGGAGCTCTTCCTGGTAATTCTCTTTAACCGAGGTGGGATGCAAACCCATCATTAAGCGGATTTTTCCTGGAAATTCTGCCTCCAATTCGTACATCCGCTGGGTGTAGGTACTGTCTATTGCAGGAATGTAGAATTCCGTGATACCAGCAGCTGTTGCGCGGGCTACCATAGCTGCACGATCATCGTCAAAATGGGCTACATAGAGGTGGGTATGAGTATCTATAAATTGCATTGGCTGCAAAGCTAGTCCTTTTTATTGAGCTATCTTAGCTCAAAATTTGAGATTTGAGCAGCCTGAGAAGCTTATTGGAAGATGCAGATTTTACCCGCCTCTCTTTAAAGAAAACCCTGACTTTACATTACAAAGTACTCGCTAAGATCAACGGATGTACCTGTTGGTTAATAGTAGACACAGGGGCTTCGACCTCTTGTATAAACTTAGACGAAGCCGAGAATTTAAAGATGCAGTTCTCTGAGAGTGAGATCAAGGCCACAGGTGCCGGGGCCTCAGACCTACAAACACAGATCAGCGAAGGGAACGCGCTTAAACTAGGAGCTTGGAAACGCACAAATATGTCCTTTATAGTGATGGACCTCTCTCATGTCAATGCCGGATTAGCACAGGCAGGAGAAGATCCGATTATTGGAATTCTCGGAGCTGATGTTTTAAAACAAGCCCGAGCTGTTATAGACTACGGCCGCAATTGTATGTATTTTAAAATGTAGCTAGAAATTTTTACATTGAAGACCTTGACAACCAATTAATTCCCCGGCTGATGAAAAGCCTAAGCCTAACCATCTTACTGCTGTGCTGCACAACGCTACTTGCTCAAAACGCATGGGATCCGTATATGCAGGCTTATGCATCTGCCCAAACCGATCAAGAAAAACTTACTGCTTTAGACTCTATACTTGCACTGAGCTACAGAAGAGACAATAAGGTTTTTATTGACCACAGTATAATCTTTATCGACCTAGCGGAGAAACAGCAAGATTATGTCGGTATGGCCAAAAAGGCCATGAATATCTCTTATCCACTAAATGTGACCAACCGACCAGACGAAGCAGTAAGGATTATAAACCGTGTGTTACCCTATAAAGACCAAATAGACGACACCTTCTTGGTTGGAGGATTGTATCTAAAACGCGGAGGGGCTCATTTTAGGATCGATCAGAAAAAGGCCGTAGAAGATTACACCATGGCCATAGAACACTATAGCGGTAAAGACTCCCTATATGTTGCCGATGCCTATTTATTCCGAGGGCAGGCCAATACCAATCTCGGCAATTTCATCGATGCCTCCGCAGATTACGACACCGCTTCACGCTATTTTGAGAATCTGGGAGATTACCAATACATGCTCTTTGCTAAGCAGGGCAATATCACCATGTTTAGTATGCACGGCTTTTTAGAGACCGCTCAATTGGAAAGAGCAGAACTTATTGGACAGATAAAAGAACTCGGGCTTTACGAACACTTGAGTTCAGAATACTACAACCAAGCTGTGGACGACCGCAAGATCGGAGACTTTGTGAGTGCCCAAAATCAACTCTTAGAAGCTGTTAAATATTTAGATAGCTCTAGGAATAAGATCAGCAACTTCTTTGCCGTTCACGGTTTATTGGCTACCCAGTATGCCGAGCGGAATCAAATGGAAAAAGCCGATTACCATTTGGGCTTATTAGAGGAGCTCAGAGAAAAGAACTCTACAGACCTGATCACGGAATCGCATTACCACGCAACCAAAACCACTATTCTCAAAAGAAAAGGCTTGCTCAATGAGGCCTTAGAATTTGCTAAAATGCGACTGGCCGATGCCGAAACCTTGGGCAATCAAGAACAGATTGTCAATGCGCTGCGCGATATGTATGAGATCACTGCTGCCATGGGTAATTCCAAACTCGGCTTGGAATACCACAAGCGCTACACGGCTAAAAAAGACTCGCTTTTTGACAGTCAAAAAACCAATTTATTGCTCTACTACCAAGGCTTGTATGAATCCGAAAAAAAGGAACGCGAGATCCAAGCTCAAACGGCCAATATCGGCCTGTTGGAAAAAGACAATTTGGCCTTTAAGCGTTGGTTATTGTTTACCGGTATTGCGGGAGTACTGGTAACCGGGATCGTCTATTTAGTATTTATGCAGCGAGGCCTAAAGGAAAAGCAGGCGCTACAACAAAAATTTGCCCAAAAACTATTGCTTTCGCAAGAACAAGAGCGCAAGAGAATCTCTAAAGACCTACACGATGGCTTAGGGCAACATCTGTTGCTTATTAAGAACAGTCTAACCATGTCCGGAGACGAGGAGAACAAAGAAAAGGTAAGAGAGGCTATAGACGAGGTAAGAGCCATATCTCAGGCCTTGCATCCCTTTCAATTGCAGGAACTGGGGCTCACCAGAGCCATTGAGAACATGGTGGTACAAATAGATCGAAACAGTGCTTTGTTTATTACTGCGGATATTGAGAACGTAGACTCCTTATTTAGTAAAGAAGAAGCCTTAAACATATATCGCATCATTCAAGAGAGTTTTAATAATGTATTGAAACACTCCGGAGCAGAGGCGACTAAGATCCAGATCAAAAAGCTGGGATCCGAAGTAAAGATCAGCATACAAGACAACGGTAAGGGTTTCAATGTGCCCGAAAAGCTAAAAGACGTTAGATGTATTGGTCTTAAAACACTCAAAGAGCGCGTTAGATCGCTAAATGGTGTACTTAAAATTAACAGTCGGGCCGATCAAGGCACAGAACTAAACCTTACAATTCCTGTATAACTCATGAGCAAGTCGTTGAGAATATTCATTGCAGATGATCATCCTTTAATTCTTAAAGGACTGAGTGATTATTTAAAGGAGCGCGACTACAATATTGTTGGTAGCGCTGGCGATGGACAATTAGCTTGCCAAATGATCTTGAATTGTGAGCCAGACGTAGCGATCTTAGACATTGAGATGCCCGGAATGACAGGTTTGGAAATTGCCAAGGCCTGCGAAAAGAACGGGCTCAAGACCAAGGTCGTTATTATAACCCTGCACAAGGAACCAGAACTGTTTAGAAATGCTAAGAACCTGAACATCTTTGGTTACATACTCAAGGAACTGGCCTTAGAAGAGATCGAGATCTGTCTTAGCAATATTGGGGAAGATCAGCCGTATTTCTCACCTACCATTACGCGACTTTTGGAACAATCTCAAGATTGCACACTATTGGACGATCTCACACCATCTGAGGTAAAGATACTCCGGCTTATTGCTCGCGATATGACCAATAAAGAGATCGCGCATCAGCTGTATATATCTCCGCGAACGGTAGAAAAGCACAGGTCTAATATGATCTCCAAACTCAATCTGGAACCCAAGACCAACAGCCTGCTCCTTTGGGCAAAAAAACATCAGATCTTTTTAGAATAAAGCCGAGGGGAAAAACCCTCAAATAAGCTATGCTGGGTAAAATACGTATTTATACGTATTGGCTAAGGATCGCATTTTGCCGATCTTTGAGTTATCAAAAATTATTGCTTTGAAATTGCAGAAAACGAAAATGGAAGACAGCTTATCTTATAGAAAATATAAAACCCTAATGGTGGTGATCTTATCGATCTCCTCCGTAGTACTACTCCTTAACATTCTAACGCTAATCAATTAGTCTTAGCCAACAAAAAACCCTCCGAGCGGAGGGTTTTTTTATACTAGTACTTTACTATTCTCACCGAAGAGCTAGCTGCATCGCCCAATATTCGAGCAATATAAACCCCGGACTTAAATCTGCTTAAATCGAGCCAGTAGCTCATGGCCTCAGGAGCCGCCTCAAAGACCTTTTGTCCCATTAAATTGTATACTTCTAAGGAGTTGATCACCTCCCCACATTCTATCTTAGTAATAGCAGCACTTGGGTTCGGTATGGCTGTTACTTTTATAACACTACCAGGTTCATCCACACTCAAACTGCTATCGCCAAATACGATATTGTCAAAGTAAATGACATTCTCAGTGCTTCGGGTTTGAAAGTCTGGAAAAACGATCAGCTGATCAATTCCAGTAGACGACGGTGCATCAATGACTCCTGTAAAATCAAAGACAAGACGTTCCCATTGGTTAACCACCGAATTGGCGATCTTGATCTCGCCGGTCGAAGCTCCCTCTGGTGTGGCAAACTTAATACCCACATCGCTTATCACGGTTTTGTAAACCATAATGGAGACAAAAGCATTCTCTGGACTCAAGGTAAAAGTGCCTATATCTGATCCGTGCATGGTTTCGCAACCTGCAAAGGGCGCCCCAGTTACGCGAGCGGTAAACTTGGCAACGGTTTGGGAGGTGTTAATCCCTTCAATAAATGGGTTTACCACTATTTCTAAAGGAGGATTATCGTCGTTCTCAAAGACTGTCCAAGTCCAATCTCCACCCACGCCAGTGGCTGGTTCAAAATCTATAGGGTTGATCTGTGCTAGGCTAGCAGCAGAAAATAATAAGGTGTAAAAAAGTGTAGTTAATCTCATGTTATTTAATTCTACAGTCAATGTACAACTCTCCTATTGAGTTATACCGCCATTTCATACATACAAACTGTACAAGAAAATCAGAACTGTATTAATAACCTATATAATTGATTATCAGAATTTAAGATCTATTACAAAAGAACCTTTGTTGTGGCGTTGTATAGTTAAACGTTGTGGCAGGGCATAAAAAAAGGCCCATACTGGGCCTTTCAATTCTTTAAATAACTGCTAATTAGAGCTCTAAAGCTTTTTTCGGATTGCCGTCCATGAGTAATTCGGTCGGGTTCTCCAATGCTTCTTTTACAGCTACCAAGAAACCAACTGATTCACGGCCGTCAATAATGCGGTGATCGTAAGATAAGGCCACATACATAATTGGTCTGATCTCTACTTTCCCGTCTACAGCAACCGGACGCTCCACAATATTGTGCATCCCTAAGATTCCGCTTTGCGGTGGGTTGATGATCGGTGTAGAAAGCATACTTCCAAAAACACCTCCATTAGAAATGGTAAAGGTACCTCCAGTCATTTCGTCTACAGTGATCTCACCATCACGCGCGCGAATAGCTAGACGCTTTACCTCAGCCTCAACACCTCTAAAACTCAGATTCTCTGCATTTCTAATAACAGGAACCATTAGGCCTTTAGGGCCAGAAACCGCAATAGAGATATCTTTAAAGTCATAGGTGATCTTGTAGTCACCGTCTATCATTGAATTCACATCCGGATACAATTCCAAAGCGCGAACAACGGCTAGGGTGAAAAACGACATAAACCCTAAACTCACTCCGTGCTTAGCTTTAAAAGTTTCCTTGTATTCTTTGCGCAAGGCGAAGATCGGAGACATGTCCACTTCGTTAAAGGTGGTTAGCATAGCTGTCTCGTTCTTGGCAGAAACCAAACGTTCGGCCACGCGTCTACGAAGCATGGATAGCTTTTTGCGCTCGCTGCCTCGAGACCCTTGCCCTGGCGATCCCATAGATGGTTTCGCGTTGACAGCATCGTCCTTGGTTATACGTCCGTCGCGACCAGTTCCTTTTACATCTTTGGCATCGATACCTTTTTCATCGAGTATCTTTTTTGCCGCTGGCGATGGAGTTCCGGTAGCGTAGGTTTTACTCTCGCTAGAAGTTTCCTTTTTCGCCTCTTTCTTTTCTTGTTTTGGAGCCTCTTCTTTCTTGGCATCAGCATCCGAACTGCCAGCACCTTCTGGCTTATCAGCTTCGGTGTCGATAAGGCAAACCACCTCACCTACCTGTACTGCGTCTCCTTCTTCGGCTTTCAGGGTAATGATTCCACTGGCTTCTGCCGGAAGTTCCAAAGTGGCTTTATCACTATCTACTTCTGCGATAGCCTGATCTTTCTCTACCCAATCTCCGGTTTCTACCAACCATTGAGCGATTTCTACTTCTGTGATCGATTCCCCCGGTGAGGGTACTTTCATTTCTAACATTCTGGTCGTTTTTTCCTTGTTAGTAATTTATGATTCTGGCGTTTCGAAAACCGATTCGATAACGCGTTTGTGTCTTGCTTTAGATCGGGTACTGCTTCCTGCTGCAGGCGCGCTATAAACGTGACGCGATGCAACACGGAGTTTTACCAGATCAAAATTCATAAGCATAAAGCCCCAAGCTCCCATATTTCTAGGCTCTTCTTGTGCCCAGACATAATCGGTAACATTAGGGTAGCTGTCTATGATCTCTTTAAGTTCTTCTGTAGGCAATGGGAACAACTGCTCAAGTCTAACCAAAGCCACATCGTCTCTGCCTTGCTCTTCACGGTATTCGTCCAGATCATAATAGAATTTTCCGGTACAGAACACCAACGATTTGATCTTCTTCTTATCGGCCTGCGGATCGTCTATCACGGTTTGGAAACTACCTGTTGCCAATTCTTCTTTAGTAGAAACTACTTTAGGATGACGCAACAGACTCTTTGGGGTGAAAACAATTAGTGGTTTTCTAAAATTCCACTTCATATGACGTCTCAACAGGTGGAAGAGGTTCGCCGGAGTAGTTACATCGGCAACGATCATATTCTGACGCGAACAAAGCTGCAGATAACGTTCCATACGAGCACTACTGTGCTCAGATCCTTGGCCTTCGTAACCGTGAGGCAACAACATCACCAAGCCGTTCTGAGTTTTCCACTTCGCCTCCGCAGCAGAGATGTACTGATCTAACATGATCTGGGCGCCGTTGGAGAAATCTCCAAATTGAGCTTCCCAAATAGTAAGGGTTCGCGGCGCTGCCATAGCATAACCATAATCAAACCCAACAACGCCATATTCAGACAGCAAGGAATTGTAGATATACATCTTCCCTTCTGTATCCAGATCGTTGTGCAAGTTGATCTCTTCCGCATCGTCTTCGGTCTTGATCACTGCGTGACGGTGCGAGAATGTTCCACGCTCTACATCTTGTCCAGTAATACGAACGTTGAAGCCTTCGTGCATCAGTGTAGCGTAGGCCAATAGT encodes:
- a CDS encoding ATP-binding protein, yielding MKSLSLTILLLCCTTLLAQNAWDPYMQAYASAQTDQEKLTALDSILALSYRRDNKVFIDHSIIFIDLAEKQQDYVGMAKKAMNISYPLNVTNRPDEAVRIINRVLPYKDQIDDTFLVGGLYLKRGGAHFRIDQKKAVEDYTMAIEHYSGKDSLYVADAYLFRGQANTNLGNFIDASADYDTASRYFENLGDYQYMLFAKQGNITMFSMHGFLETAQLERAELIGQIKELGLYEHLSSEYYNQAVDDRKIGDFVSAQNQLLEAVKYLDSSRNKISNFFAVHGLLATQYAERNQMEKADYHLGLLEELREKNSTDLITESHYHATKTTILKRKGLLNEALEFAKMRLADAETLGNQEQIVNALRDMYEITAAMGNSKLGLEYHKRYTAKKDSLFDSQKTNLLLYYQGLYESEKKEREIQAQTANIGLLEKDNLAFKRWLLFTGIAGVLVTGIVYLVFMQRGLKEKQALQQKFAQKLLLSQEQERKRISKDLHDGLGQHLLLIKNSLTMSGDEENKEKVREAIDEVRAISQALHPFQLQELGLTRAIENMVVQIDRNSALFITADIENVDSLFSKEEALNIYRIIQESFNNVLKHSGAEATKIQIKKLGSEVKISIQDNGKGFNVPEKLKDVRCIGLKTLKERVRSLNGVLKINSRADQGTELNLTIPV
- a CDS encoding TatD family hydrolase, with the protein product MQFIDTHTHLYVAHFDDDRAAMVARATAAGITEFYIPAIDSTYTQRMYELEAEFPGKIRLMMGLHPTSVKENYQEELQHVYEQFEKRSFAAVGEIGIDLYWDKSTLDIQIEAFKAQIQLAKKLDLPIVIHCRESFDEIFAVLEEEKHDRLRGIFHCFTGTLEQAHRAIGFGMLLGIGGVATFKNGKIDKFLAEIPLEHLVLETDSPYLAPVPHRGKRNESSYLRLVSAKLADIYGVSEQEIATQTTANAKRLFENS
- a CDS encoding TIGR02281 family clan AA aspartic protease yields the protein MSSLRSLLEDADFTRLSLKKTLTLHYKVLAKINGCTCWLIVDTGASTSCINLDEAENLKMQFSESEIKATGAGASDLQTQISEGNALKLGAWKRTNMSFIVMDLSHVNAGLAQAGEDPIIGILGADVLKQARAVIDYGRNCMYFKM
- the odhB gene encoding 2-oxoglutarate dehydrogenase complex dihydrolipoyllysine-residue succinyltransferase, which codes for MLEMKVPSPGESITEVEIAQWLVETGDWVEKDQAIAEVDSDKATLELPAEASGIITLKAEEGDAVQVGEVVCLIDTEADKPEGAGSSDADAKKEEAPKQEKKEAKKETSSESKTYATGTPSPAAKKILDEKGIDAKDVKGTGRDGRITKDDAVNAKPSMGSPGQGSRGSERKKLSMLRRRVAERLVSAKNETAMLTTFNEVDMSPIFALRKEYKETFKAKHGVSLGFMSFFTLAVVRALELYPDVNSMIDGDYKITYDFKDISIAVSGPKGLMVPVIRNAENLSFRGVEAEVKRLAIRARDGEITVDEMTGGTFTISNGGVFGSMLSTPIINPPQSGILGMHNIVERPVAVDGKVEIRPIMYVALSYDHRIIDGRESVGFLVAVKEALENPTELLMDGNPKKALEL
- a CDS encoding asparaginase, whose protein sequence is MSATPKILLIYTGGTIGMMRDFESGALSNFDFDALLDHIPELQLLSCEIETVSTSEPIDSSNMNPEHWLTLAQIIAGHYDNYDGFVVLHGSDTMAYTGSALSFMLQGLNKPIILTGSQLPVGDLRTDAKENLITSIEIASAQKEGRPRVCEVGLYFEYKLLRANRSTKINAEHFEAFASLNYPSLVESGVHLEFNDAALLPYDSSATLEVCTALEQQIALIKLFPGLTAEVFEAMTAAAGLKGVIIETFGAGNAPTAPWLLDSIKQLIAQGIPVVNVTQCSGGSVAMGQYATSVGLRNAGVISGGDITTEAALAKLMYLLGACVPREELKSRFETPICGEMDEF
- a CDS encoding response regulator transcription factor — protein: MSKSLRIFIADDHPLILKGLSDYLKERDYNIVGSAGDGQLACQMILNCEPDVAILDIEMPGMTGLEIAKACEKNGLKTKVVIITLHKEPELFRNAKNLNIFGYILKELALEEIEICLSNIGEDQPYFSPTITRLLEQSQDCTLLDDLTPSEVKILRLIARDMTNKEIAHQLYISPRTVEKHRSNMISKLNLEPKTNSLLLWAKKHQIFLE
- a CDS encoding T9SS type A sorting domain-containing protein — its product is MRLTTLFYTLLFSAASLAQINPIDFEPATGVGGDWTWTVFENDDNPPLEIVVNPFIEGINTSQTVAKFTARVTGAPFAGCETMHGSDIGTFTLSPENAFVSIMVYKTVISDVGIKFATPEGASTGEIKIANSVVNQWERLVFDFTGVIDAPSSTGIDQLIVFPDFQTRSTENVIYFDNIVFGDSSLSVDEPGSVIKVTAIPNPSAAITKIECGEVINSLEVYNLMGQKVFEAAPEAMSYWLDLSRFKSGVYIARILGDAASSSVRIVKY